A genomic segment from Flavobacterium litorale encodes:
- a CDS encoding DUF4293 domain-containing protein — protein MLQRIQTVYLLIAFIASGVLPFLFPLWIDETGADYYFLNNVAFIALFGGSTTLSAVSILMYKNRKNQFVMGRLNIILNLILLGLFVYKSLSLSGETASESGVSEKGIGLILPIVSIVFISLANRAIKKDEELVKSVDRLR, from the coding sequence ATGTTACAGAGAATACAAACCGTATATTTACTAATCGCTTTTATTGCATCAGGGGTACTTCCCTTTCTATTTCCGCTATGGATAGATGAAACTGGTGCAGATTATTATTTTTTGAATAATGTTGCTTTTATAGCCTTGTTTGGAGGTAGCACAACATTAAGCGCAGTAAGTATACTGATGTACAAAAATAGAAAAAATCAGTTTGTGATGGGCAGGCTGAACATAATATTAAATTTAATTTTATTAGGATTATTCGTTTACAAGTCGCTAAGCTTATCCGGAGAAACAGCATCTGAAAGTGGTGTTTCTGAGAAGGGTATTGGGTTGATTCTCCCTATTGTTTCTATCGTTTTTATAAGCCTTGCCAATAGGGCTATCAAGAAGGACGAAGAACTCGTAAAATCAGTAGACCGATTACGATAA
- a CDS encoding mechanosensitive ion channel family protein yields MEFNVTDISELITEKLSNWAETLIGILPNLVLAVIIVVIGFFVAKWIKKWSLRFIRKVSHNITLNNLFASIIYFIFIGIVIFTALTILNLDKAVSTALAGAGILGLALAFAFQDIAANFMSGIFISFRKPVKVGDVVEVKDYMGKVIEVNLRDTVIRTFEGQTVIIPNKDVFQNPIENYSHLGKRRFDLSVGVSYGDDLEKVKEVTLNAVKNIKELSKSKGDETTMFFEEFGDSSINFTIRMWISDPEQITYKKVGSQAIMNIKKAYDDNDIMIPFPIRTLDFGIKGGEKLSEMQVNIADGKNLDS; encoded by the coding sequence ATGGAATTTAACGTTACTGATATTTCAGAACTCATTACCGAGAAACTAAGCAACTGGGCAGAAACACTAATTGGTATTCTACCCAATTTGGTTTTAGCAGTAATAATAGTAGTTATTGGCTTTTTTGTAGCAAAATGGATTAAAAAATGGTCGTTACGCTTCATCAGAAAAGTGTCCCATAACATTACGCTAAACAACCTATTTGCTTCTATAATTTATTTCATTTTTATAGGTATAGTTATATTTACAGCACTTACCATACTCAACCTCGATAAAGCAGTTTCTACTGCACTTGCAGGAGCTGGTATACTTGGTTTGGCATTAGCGTTTGCCTTTCAGGATATTGCAGCCAACTTTATGTCGGGTATTTTTATATCATTCAGAAAACCTGTAAAAGTAGGCGATGTTGTAGAAGTAAAAGATTATATGGGTAAAGTAATAGAAGTTAACCTACGCGATACTGTTATACGTACGTTTGAGGGACAGACTGTTATAATACCCAACAAAGATGTATTCCAAAACCCTATAGAGAATTATTCGCATTTGGGTAAACGTCGTTTCGATTTAAGCGTAGGCGTATCATACGGAGATGATTTAGAAAAAGTGAAAGAAGTTACACTTAACGCAGTAAAAAACATTAAAGAGTTATCCAAAAGTAAAGGGGACGAAACAACAATGTTTTTTGAGGAGTTTGGCGATAGTTCTATCAACTTTACCATACGAATGTGGATAAGCGATCCTGAGCAAATTACCTATAAAAAAGTAGGTAGTCAGGCGATTATGAACATTAAGAAAGCCTACGACGATAATGATATTATGATACCTTTCCCAATACGTACATTGGACTTTGGCATTAAAGGTGGCGAGAAACTAAGCGAAATGCAAGTAAATATTGCTGACGGTAAAAATTTAGATAGTTAG
- the rho gene encoding transcription termination factor Rho, translated as MFDISELKEMKLPELQEIAKKAKISKYRGLKKDDLIYQILDQQAADPEVIKPLFDETDAETKPATDAEPVKPKRTRTTKTVKATPVAKKQTEKTADKKPVVVKEDAVTEEVKPATEEKATPARRPRVAKADSKAAEATTDNKEEVTAKQATPAKNETVPVKDVDNADKKDSRRKTTPVKDNKPDASDTNKKPRLTEEERQAQIERANANNPNHPSYKKNQNNQNNQNNQNNQNNQGVQNKKQNFREPDYEFDGIIESEGVLEMMPDGYGFLRSSDYNYLASPDDIYLSNSQIRLFGLKTGDTVKGVVRPPKEGEKYFPLVRVLKINGHDPQVVRDRVSFEHLTPLFPEEKFNLAERQSTISTRIIDLFSPIGKGQRGMIVAQPKTGKTMLLKDIANSIAANHPEVYLIVLLIDERPEEVTDMQRSVRGEVIASTFDEPADRHVKVANIVLEKAKRLVECGHDVVILLDSITRLARAYNTVQPASGKVLSGGVDANALQKPKRFFGAARNIEGGGSLSIIATALTDTGSKMDEVIFEEFKGTGNMELQLDRKISNRRIFPAIDLTSSSTRRDDILLDDKTIQRMWIMRKYLADMNPVEAMDFINERFKKTRNNEEFLLSMNDG; from the coding sequence ATGTTTGATATTTCTGAACTAAAAGAAATGAAGCTTCCTGAGCTTCAGGAAATTGCTAAAAAAGCAAAAATAAGCAAGTACAGAGGTTTAAAAAAAGATGATTTAATTTACCAGATTTTAGACCAACAGGCTGCCGACCCAGAAGTGATAAAACCACTTTTTGATGAAACGGATGCTGAAACCAAACCAGCTACTGATGCTGAGCCTGTAAAACCAAAAAGAACACGAACAACTAAAACGGTTAAAGCTACTCCTGTTGCAAAGAAACAGACAGAGAAAACTGCTGATAAAAAGCCTGTGGTTGTAAAAGAAGATGCAGTTACCGAAGAGGTAAAACCAGCTACCGAAGAAAAAGCAACACCTGCTCGCAGACCTAGAGTAGCAAAAGCAGACAGTAAAGCAGCCGAAGCTACTACGGATAATAAAGAAGAGGTTACAGCTAAGCAAGCAACACCTGCAAAAAATGAAACTGTACCTGTTAAGGATGTTGATAATGCAGATAAAAAGGATAGCAGACGCAAAACAACGCCTGTAAAGGATAATAAGCCTGATGCTTCTGATACTAATAAAAAACCAAGACTTACGGAGGAGGAGCGCCAAGCACAAATAGAACGTGCTAATGCAAACAATCCTAACCATCCGAGTTACAAGAAAAACCAAAACAACCAAAACAACCAGAATAACCAAAACAACCAGAACAATCAAGGTGTGCAAAATAAGAAACAGAATTTTCGTGAACCTGATTATGAGTTTGATGGTATTATAGAGAGTGAAGGTGTATTGGAAATGATGCCTGATGGGTATGGTTTTTTACGTTCGTCAGATTATAATTATTTAGCATCTCCCGATGATATTTATTTATCCAATTCGCAAATACGCCTTTTTGGTCTTAAAACTGGCGATACCGTTAAAGGAGTAGTACGTCCGCCAAAAGAGGGCGAGAAATACTTTCCACTTGTACGTGTACTAAAAATAAATGGACACGACCCACAAGTAGTGCGTGATAGGGTTTCGTTTGAGCACCTTACGCCACTTTTCCCAGAAGAAAAATTTAATCTTGCCGAAAGGCAAAGTACCATATCTACACGCATTATCGATTTGTTTTCGCCTATAGGTAAAGGGCAGCGTGGTATGATAGTAGCACAACCTAAAACAGGTAAAACCATGTTACTTAAGGATATAGCTAACTCTATAGCGGCAAACCATCCAGAAGTATACCTTATTGTTTTACTGATTGATGAACGCCCAGAGGAGGTTACCGATATGCAGCGTAGTGTTAGGGGAGAGGTTATTGCCTCTACTTTTGATGAACCTGCCGACCGCCATGTAAAGGTGGCTAACATTGTTCTGGAAAAAGCAAAACGCCTTGTAGAGTGCGGGCATGATGTAGTAATTTTGTTAGATTCTATTACGCGCCTTGCCAGAGCTTATAATACGGTACAACCTGCATCGGGCAAAGTACTAAGTGGTGGTGTAGATGCAAATGCCTTACAAAAACCAAAACGCTTTTTTGGTGCAGCCCGTAATATAGAGGGGGGCGGTTCGTTAAGTATTATTGCTACCGCACTTACTGATACAGGCTCTAAAATGGATGAGGTTATTTTTGAAGAGTTTAAAGGTACAGGTAATATGGAGTTACAGTTGGATAGAAAAATATCCAACCGACGTATTTTCCCTGCTATCGACCTTACATCGTCGAGTACCCGTAGAGATGATATACTGCTTGATGATAAAACAATACAACGCATGTGGATAATGCGTAAGTACCTTGCCGATATGAATCCTGTTGAGGCTATGGACTTTATTAACGAGCGCTTTAAGAAAACAAGAAACAACGAGGAGTTTTTACTATCTATGAATGATGGTTAA
- the bshA gene encoding N-acetyl-alpha-D-glucosaminyl L-malate synthase BshA → MKIAIVCYPTFGGSGVVATELGLELARRGHEIHFITYRQPVRLALLNPNIFFHEVHVPEYPLFHYQPYELALSSKLVDMVKLYGIELLHVHYAIPHAYAGYMAKKMLKEQGIHIPMVTTLHGTDITLVGNHPTYKPAVSFSINHSDVVTSVSQDLKDETYRLFDIKRDITVIPNFIEIDRKRVDTTTECHRHIMATEAQKIVTHISNFRKVKRIPDVIKIFYEIQKTMSVKLMMVGDGPEKEPAEALCDELGITDKVIFFGNSDEVDKILCYTDLFLLPSETESFGLAALEAMACGVPVISTNSGGLPEVNREGYSGYLGNVGDTEYMAKKAIEILSDDDVLYKFKSNAIKVAEEFDIKNVMPLYERLYRKALKQLI, encoded by the coding sequence ATGAAAATTGCAATAGTATGTTATCCTACCTTTGGTGGTAGTGGCGTAGTAGCTACCGAACTTGGTTTGGAGTTAGCACGCCGAGGACACGAAATACACTTTATAACCTATAGGCAACCCGTACGCTTAGCGTTATTAAACCCTAATATATTTTTCCACGAAGTACACGTGCCCGAATATCCATTATTCCATTACCAACCGTATGAGCTAGCACTATCCAGTAAATTGGTAGATATGGTTAAACTATATGGTATAGAGCTGTTGCACGTACACTATGCCATTCCGCATGCCTATGCAGGTTATATGGCTAAAAAAATGCTAAAAGAGCAAGGCATACATATCCCTATGGTAACCACGCTGCACGGTACCGATATTACGTTGGTAGGTAATCACCCCACCTATAAGCCAGCCGTAAGTTTTAGTATTAACCATTCGGATGTGGTAACGTCCGTATCGCAAGATTTAAAAGATGAGACCTACCGTCTTTTTGATATAAAACGTGATATTACCGTAATACCTAATTTTATAGAAATAGATAGAAAGCGGGTAGATACTACTACAGAGTGCCACCGCCACATTATGGCTACCGAGGCACAAAAAATAGTAACCCACATTAGTAACTTCAGGAAAGTTAAACGTATTCCAGATGTTATTAAGATATTTTACGAAATACAGAAAACCATGTCTGTAAAACTCATGATGGTAGGCGATGGTCCCGAAAAAGAACCTGCTGAGGCATTATGCGATGAGCTTGGTATTACCGATAAAGTTATCTTTTTTGGAAATAGCGATGAGGTAGATAAAATATTATGTTATACTGATTTGTTCTTACTACCTTCGGAAACCGAGAGTTTTGGTCTTGCAGCACTCGAGGCTATGGCATGCGGCGTTCCTGTAATATCTACCAATAGCGGAGGGTTACCCGAGGTAAACCGAGAAGGTTACTCAGGTTATTTGGGCAACGTAGGCGATACGGAATATATGGCGAAAAAAGCGATAGAAATACTCTCTGATGATGACGTATTGTACAAATTTAAATCGAATGCTATAAAAGTGGCAGAAGAATTTGATATTAAAAACGTGATGCCATTGTACGAACGATTATACAGAAAAGCACTAAAACAACTAATATGA
- a CDS encoding DUF1801 domain-containing protein, whose amino-acid sequence MQSTATTPDAYMEALPEDRKPAMEKLRATILENLPKGFKEEMNYGMLGYVVPHSLYPAGYHCKPEMPLPFLNIASQKNFIALYHMGIYANKELLDWFVAEFPKHSKYKLDMGKSCIRFKKPEAIPFELIAELIRKVTPQQWIATYEANIKS is encoded by the coding sequence ATGCAATCTACAGCTACCACACCCGATGCTTATATGGAAGCACTGCCAGAAGACAGAAAACCTGCTATGGAAAAATTGCGTGCCACCATTCTTGAAAATTTGCCTAAAGGTTTTAAAGAGGAAATGAATTATGGTATGTTGGGTTATGTAGTACCGCATTCGTTATACCCCGCAGGATATCATTGCAAGCCCGAAATGCCATTACCATTTTTAAATATAGCCTCACAAAAAAACTTTATTGCATTATACCATATGGGTATTTATGCCAATAAAGAGTTGTTGGATTGGTTTGTGGCAGAATTTCCTAAACATAGTAAGTACAAGTTGGATATGGGTAAGAGTTGCATCCGATTTAAAAAACCAGAGGCTATACCTTTTGAGCTGATAGCCGAATTGATACGCAAAGTAACACCACAACAATGGATTGCTACTTACGAGGCTAATATAAAATCGTAA
- a CDS encoding ABC transporter ATPase produces the protein MYVPFETLPEHARIWIYQSNRKLSDTEVTAIEEALKTFVDNWAAHGTGLEASFITKHNRFIILAVNQDGQQATGCSIDASVHFIQELEKQYDISLLDKMNVTFKSGEHIAHKSLLDFKKMAKNKAVTADTIVFNNLVNTVGEWQDFWEVPAGESWHSRFF, from the coding sequence ATGTACGTTCCATTTGAAACATTACCCGAGCATGCACGAATTTGGATATACCAATCCAATCGCAAGCTCTCGGATACAGAAGTAACAGCTATTGAAGAGGCATTAAAAACCTTTGTAGATAATTGGGCTGCACACGGCACAGGGCTAGAAGCCTCTTTTATTACAAAACACAACCGTTTTATTATACTTGCCGTAAATCAGGACGGTCAGCAAGCTACAGGTTGCTCCATAGATGCATCGGTACATTTTATACAAGAGCTAGAAAAGCAATACGATATATCGTTGCTGGATAAAATGAATGTAACCTTTAAATCGGGTGAGCACATTGCCCACAAGTCACTTCTCGATTTTAAAAAGATGGCTAAAAACAAAGCTGTTACCGCAGATACAATTGTATTTAATAATCTTGTAAATACAGTAGGCGAATGGCAAGATTTTTGGGAAGTTCCTGCTGGTGAAAGTTGGCACAGCCGTTTCTTTTAA
- a CDS encoding protease complex subunit PrcB family protein, with protein MKKALILTVLIGMLVSCKSKKDANGSLPFTILKEEAHGGREIPANQTARNQQELEQLYKQLNVADVPEVDFTKNNVIAVFLGQKRNGGYSVTIKKVVFDGDDTSKVIVLAKATEPKKDQAVTMALTSPYCVAIIPKTEKVAVMYIQDGFSTQK; from the coding sequence ATGAAAAAAGCATTAATTTTAACGGTATTAATAGGTATGTTAGTAAGCTGCAAAAGCAAGAAAGATGCTAATGGCAGTTTACCCTTTACAATTCTGAAAGAAGAAGCCCATGGCGGTAGAGAAATACCAGCCAACCAAACCGCAAGAAACCAACAAGAACTGGAACAGCTTTATAAACAACTTAACGTAGCCGATGTGCCAGAAGTTGATTTTACTAAGAATAATGTAATAGCAGTATTTTTAGGACAAAAGCGTAATGGTGGTTATAGCGTAACTATTAAAAAAGTAGTATTTGATGGCGACGATACTAGTAAAGTAATAGTATTAGCCAAAGCAACTGAGCCTAAAAAAGACCAAGCGGTTACCATGGCACTAACATCACCGTATTGTGTAGCTATTATACCAAAAACGGAGAAAGTGGCTGTTATGTACATTCAAGACGGATTTAGTACACAGAAATAA
- a CDS encoding (Fe-S)-binding protein produces the protein MSQEELKVPTMAEMLAQGQTPEVLFWVGCSGSFDDRAKRITKAFVRLLNRANVPFAVLGTEEGCTGDPAKRAGNEFLFQMQAMMNIQVLDGYEVKKIVTACPHCFNTIKNEYPGLGGKYEVVHHTEFLKSLLDDGRLSIQGGQFKGKKITFHDPCYLGRANDIYEAPRDLIQKLDAELVEMKRSRRNGLCCGAGGAQMFKEPEPGSKDVNVERTEEALETQPEIIAAGCPFCNTMLTDGVKAKNREADVAVMDVAELIANAQDL, from the coding sequence ATGAGTCAAGAAGAATTGAAAGTTCCTACAATGGCAGAAATGCTAGCACAAGGACAAACCCCAGAAGTATTATTTTGGGTAGGTTGCTCGGGTAGCTTTGATGATAGAGCCAAAAGAATAACAAAAGCATTTGTACGCCTATTAAATCGTGCTAATGTACCCTTTGCCGTATTAGGTACTGAAGAAGGCTGTACAGGCGACCCTGCAAAACGAGCTGGAAACGAATTTTTATTCCAGATGCAGGCAATGATGAACATACAAGTACTGGACGGATACGAAGTAAAAAAAATAGTAACGGCTTGCCCACACTGTTTTAATACCATAAAAAACGAATATCCAGGCTTAGGCGGAAAATACGAAGTAGTGCACCATACTGAATTTTTAAAATCGTTATTAGACGATGGTAGACTAAGCATACAAGGCGGGCAATTTAAAGGAAAGAAAATTACATTTCACGACCCTTGTTACCTAGGGCGTGCCAACGATATATACGAAGCTCCACGCGATTTGATACAAAAATTAGACGCCGAATTGGTAGAGATGAAACGCTCACGCCGAAACGGACTTTGTTGTGGTGCAGGAGGCGCACAAATGTTTAAAGAGCCAGAGCCAGGAAGTAAAGACGTAAACGTAGAACGAACAGAGGAAGCACTAGAAACCCAGCCAGAAATAATTGCTGCGGGATGCCCGTTTTGCAATACCATGCTAACCGATGGCGTTAAGGCTAAAAACCGCGAAGCAGATGTTGCTGTTATGGATGTTGCTGAGTTAATTGCCAATGCACAAGATTTATAA
- a CDS encoding glycoside hydrolase family 3 N-terminal domain-containing protein, protein MRLILLFFLLSIQLIFAQQDKVFNNYKTPAEKQWVDSLYNSFSFEERVGQLFMVAAYSNKDSAHINSIDTLITKYKVGGLIFFQGGPIRQAKLTNRYQSQSETPLFIGIDAEWGLSMRLDSTYRYPWNMTLGAVQNLDLIETMGQQMGIQSNRMGIHFNFAPVLDVNTNPLNPIIGNRSFGEDKFNVTKRALAMMRGLQSQGVYATGKHFPGHGDTATDSHHSLPHLPFTKERLQSIEFYPYRELFKEGLASIMVAHLNVPSIEPKPNYPTSLSYNVVTNIVQKELGFEGLIFTDALNMKGASSYMEPGDIDLEAFLAGNDVLLFSENVPVAIERLREAYYDNGILTEARLAYSVKKILAYKYRAGLTNYKPIILDNLYNDLNAHHFDDLSYNLYEEAVTVLKNQQQLIPIQHLENEKIAYVKMGDDDGSDYLTTLQKYTEVTEVNEENIQHLMEHLQPYSTVIIGYHKPDGAWKNHDFTQEELMWLNTIAQQKRVILTVFAKPYSLLDIKDFSAIDGLVLAYQNNTIAQTVAAQIVFGALGAKGKIPVSVGDAFTVNDGLATKSLGRLGFTTPNNVGVDAAMLTNIDLIASRAINEKMTPGIQVLVARKGKVFYQKSFGYHTYDNDMPVKNSDIYDVASLTKILATLPSLMQVYDKGNLTLNTKLGKMLKVFSNTNKKNITLEDMLLHQARFKPWLPFYKKTLDSLNRPDELYYRKTYSHDFPYQVAENLYIRKDYPDTIIARIANSKLLPKKKYKYSDFTFIILKKYLEQVTGKRLDKLSETNFYKPIGASYTTYNPLRKFDMCIIPPTEIDTYFRHQTIQGYVHDMAAAMQDGVGGHAGIFSNTMDVAKIMQLYLNKGTYGGKRYFSEKTFNAFNVCYACKEGNRRGLGLDKPQIDDVGPTCGCVSLDSFGHTGFTGTMTWADPETEIIYVFLSNRTYPESGVNKLSKNDIREDIQKVIQESIID, encoded by the coding sequence ATGCGGTTAATCCTATTATTTTTTCTCTTAAGTATTCAGCTCATTTTTGCACAGCAGGATAAGGTTTTTAACAATTACAAAACACCAGCAGAAAAACAATGGGTAGACAGTTTATACAATTCTTTTTCGTTTGAGGAACGAGTAGGACAGTTGTTTATGGTTGCAGCCTACTCCAATAAAGATTCGGCACACATAAATAGTATAGATACGCTAATAACTAAATATAAAGTAGGCGGACTCATCTTTTTTCAGGGCGGACCCATACGCCAAGCAAAACTAACCAATCGTTACCAATCTCAATCAGAAACACCACTATTTATAGGTATTGATGCCGAGTGGGGGTTAAGCATGCGTTTGGACTCTACGTACCGTTACCCTTGGAATATGACGTTGGGTGCAGTGCAAAATCTCGATTTAATAGAAACTATGGGGCAGCAAATGGGCATACAGTCCAACCGAATGGGCATTCATTTTAATTTTGCACCTGTGTTAGATGTTAATACCAACCCACTAAACCCAATTATTGGTAACCGCTCGTTTGGCGAAGATAAATTTAATGTTACCAAGCGTGCACTGGCTATGATGCGTGGCTTGCAAAGCCAAGGTGTATACGCAACAGGAAAACACTTCCCGGGGCATGGCGATACCGCTACCGACTCTCACCACTCGTTACCCCATTTGCCTTTTACTAAAGAACGGTTACAAAGTATAGAGTTTTATCCGTACAGAGAGCTTTTTAAAGAAGGGCTAGCTAGTATTATGGTAGCACATTTAAATGTACCTAGTATAGAGCCAAAACCCAACTACCCAACATCGTTATCATACAACGTAGTTACCAATATTGTACAAAAAGAACTTGGTTTTGAAGGGCTTATTTTTACAGATGCCTTAAACATGAAAGGGGCTAGCAGTTATATGGAGCCAGGCGACATAGACCTTGAAGCCTTTTTGGCAGGTAACGATGTGTTACTTTTTTCGGAAAATGTGCCTGTAGCGATAGAGCGTCTTCGTGAAGCCTATTATGATAATGGTATTTTAACCGAAGCTCGGTTGGCTTATTCGGTAAAAAAAATATTAGCCTATAAATACAGGGCAGGGCTTACTAATTATAAACCCATTATACTCGATAATTTATATAATGATTTAAATGCACATCATTTCGATGATTTAAGTTACAACTTGTATGAAGAAGCTGTTACAGTACTAAAAAACCAGCAGCAACTTATTCCCATTCAGCATTTAGAGAACGAAAAGATAGCCTATGTAAAAATGGGTGACGATGATGGTTCGGATTATTTAACTACATTGCAAAAATATACCGAAGTTACTGAGGTAAATGAGGAGAATATCCAACACCTTATGGAACATTTACAGCCCTATAGCACCGTAATTATAGGCTATCATAAACCTGATGGCGCATGGAAAAATCACGATTTTACTCAAGAAGAATTAATGTGGCTAAATACAATAGCCCAACAAAAGCGGGTTATACTTACCGTATTTGCAAAACCATATAGCTTACTTGATATTAAAGATTTTAGTGCTATAGATGGTTTAGTACTAGCATACCAAAACAACACCATTGCCCAAACGGTGGCTGCGCAAATTGTTTTTGGCGCATTAGGTGCTAAAGGTAAAATACCTGTATCTGTAGGAGATGCCTTTACGGTTAACGACGGATTGGCTACTAAAAGTTTAGGACGCTTGGGTTTTACTACCCCAAATAATGTAGGGGTAGATGCTGCAATGCTAACCAATATTGATTTAATTGCTAGCAGAGCTATTAACGAAAAAATGACGCCTGGAATTCAGGTATTGGTTGCACGTAAAGGAAAAGTATTCTATCAAAAATCATTCGGTTACCATACCTATGATAATGACATGCCTGTAAAAAACTCCGATATTTACGATGTAGCCTCGCTCACTAAAATACTGGCTACATTGCCCAGTCTTATGCAGGTTTACGATAAAGGAAACCTAACCTTAAATACCAAGTTGGGCAAAATGTTAAAAGTATTTTCGAATACCAATAAAAAGAACATCACGTTAGAAGATATGCTACTGCACCAAGCGCGTTTTAAGCCTTGGTTACCGTTTTACAAAAAAACACTGGATAGTTTAAATCGTCCAGACGAATTGTATTACAGAAAAACATACAGTCACGACTTTCCGTACCAAGTAGCCGAAAATCTATACATCCGTAAGGACTACCCCGATACCATTATTGCGCGTATTGCCAACAGCAAGTTACTTCCTAAAAAGAAGTACAAGTACAGCGATTTTACGTTTATCATCTTAAAAAAATATTTGGAGCAGGTTACAGGTAAAAGGCTAGACAAATTAAGCGAAACCAATTTTTACAAACCAATAGGCGCGTCGTACACTACTTACAATCCGTTACGAAAGTTCGATATGTGTATTATTCCGCCTACGGAGATAGATACTTATTTTCGCCATCAAACCATACAAGGGTATGTACACGATATGGCAGCAGCCATGCAAGATGGAGTTGGCGGTCATGCAGGCATATTCTCAAATACTATGGATGTTGCCAAAATAATGCAGCTCTACCTCAACAAAGGTACTTATGGCGGTAAGCGTTATTTTTCTGAGAAAACTTTTAATGCCTTTAATGTATGCTATGCCTGTAAGGAAGGTAATAGGAGGGGGCTGGGGTTAGATAAGCCTCAAATTGATGATGTAGGACCCACCTGCGGTTGTGTATCGCTCGATAGTTTTGGGCATACAGGCTTTACAGGTACGATGACATGGGCAGACCCTGAAACAGAAATAATATATGTTTTTCTGTCCAACAGAACCTATCCAGAATCAGGTGTAAATAAGCTTTCTAAAAATGATATTAGAGAAGACATACAAAAAGTAATACAAGAGTCGATTATAGATTAA